Proteins found in one Oncorhynchus mykiss isolate Arlee chromosome 3, USDA_OmykA_1.1, whole genome shotgun sequence genomic segment:
- the LOC110520463 gene encoding probable G-protein coupled receptor 156 — translation MESEQNCSSYCDSRLCLIHPGVNTQKGLEILQRLCTLSTMEGELQRRSLSPVLCAVVWTMLSCGILLAFCFLLFTLRFKNNRIVKMSSPNLNVLTLCGSILTYSSGFLFAFEERTHLQGGGARAILQARIWTLCIGSTLVFVPILGKTWRLYRVFTQRVPDKRVIIRDIQLMGLVSLLILLDLLVLTAWSLTDPVKCARSIGAVVKVVERDMSYSLSQLDSCSSLYSDLWHILLAVMKGSLLLYGTYLAGLTSNVSLPPVNQSPTIMTAVSLVTLSTAVGVPVSRFLQAWPNVVYSMVAGAIFICTLATNCMLFVPQLTQWRRFEEEHNNPSQMAKYFSSPSKSVQSVYSQDEIYYLMGENNSMKRLLNEKNAVIDSLQEQVNNAKDKLLCLMSSSHPHEDQEIDSSTTNLHSSFTQTIVVQSDCLPTPLPHRDIAEPPLSSPTFSAPPMSTPPTTSAIYTPSSDSPSAPLSTPPPALYPPPGDGVNVKQWSVEFGQDIQGAGMETETGWCKVEGTGSQQQCGGVRSNLPVSPKPSVFSRTGVRTPGKRAGTKTTPSCQSNYVTTSSHLFPVGKSEPSGCHGHPVLPRVTSVRPAGFVSSEHLQEILQELSVVPVMETALRSPNHSRGIRRPTLPSSTDPSVRSPLSLHAPRTHHPPLFFRYPSISPYVMRKRRPPFHQPRGGPPPCYYPGSETPRWGRRRDAGSLQLDKHPSKIQPQLEPVGPETSPLRPEDSDSEEWEEAGHRATNRCGRHGSRWEHRLPPPRKCSITPFSGHTHPGPSNGEGSGEGGLDRDRGRDSYGYWDSDSSSSADYCYYHRPYCDACLPHGYHPSSDSSSSYSSDSEYGGVAGLCRSTHPVVNFKEDLNPTFV, via the exons atGGAAGGGGAGCTGCAGAGGCGGTCTCTCTCCCCAGTGCTCTGTGCAGTTGTCTGGACCATGCTCTCCTGTGGCATTTTGCTGGCTTTCTGCTTCCTGCTCTTCACCCTGCGCTTCAAGAACAAcag gaTAGTGAAGATGTCCAGTCCTAACCTTAATGTGCTGACTCTGTGTGGAAGTATCCTCACCTACAGCAGTGGCTTCCTATTTGCTTTTGAGGAACGCACCCACCTACAAGGGGGAGGAGCCAGAGCAATACTCCAG GCCAGGATCTGGACATTGTGTATTGGCAGCACTCTGGTATTTGTGCCCATCCTGGGGAAAACATGGCGGCTCTACAGAGTATTCACCCAACGTGTTCCTGACAAGAGAGTG ATCATCAGAGACATCCAGTTGATGGGCTTGGTATCTCTGTTGATTCTGCTGGACCTGCTGGTTCTCACCGCCTGGAGTCTAACCGACCCGGTCAAATGTGCTCGGTCCATTGGGGCTGTGGTCAAGGTGGTGGAGAGGGACATGTCCTACTCTCTGTCTCAGCTGgactcctgctcctctctctactcaGACCTGTGGCATATCCTCCTCGCCGTGATGAAG GGTAGCCTGCTCCTATATGGGACCTACCTGGCTGGTCTCACCAGCAACGTCAGCCTCCCTCCGGTCAACCAGTCCCCCACCATCATGACCGCGGTCAGCCTGGTCACCCTGTCCACGGCAGTGGGAGTCCCGGTGTCGCGGTTCCTGCAGGCCTGGCCCAACGTGGTCTATAGTATGGTGGCTGGGGCCATCTTCATCTGTACCCTCGCCACCAACTGTATGCTGTTTGTACCTCAG TTGACCCAGTGGCGTCGGTTTGAGGAGGAGCACAACAACCCTAGTCAAATGGCGAAGTACTTCAGCAGCCCCAGTAAGAGTGTCCAGTCTGTCTACAGCCAGGATGAGATCTACTACCTCATGGGGGAGAACAACTCCATGAAGAGGCTCCTCAATGAG AAGAATGCTGTGATTGACAGTCTGCAGGAGCAGGTGAACAATGCCAAAGACAAGCTACTGTGCCTCATGTCCAGTAGCCACCCCCACGAGGACCAGGAAATTGACTCTTCCACCACCAACCTCCACTCCTCATTCACCCAGACCATAGTTGTGCAGTCCGACTGCCTTCCAACTCCCCTGCCACACAGGGACATAGCAgaacctcccctctcttctcctaccTTTTCTGCACCTCCTATGTCTACTCCTCCCACTACTTCTGCTATCTATACACCTTCTTCTgattctccctctgctcctctctctactcctccacctgCCCTCTATCCTCCCCCAGGGGATGGTGTGAATGTTAAACAGTGGAGTGTAGAATTTGGTCAAGACATCCAGGGTGCAGGgatggagactgagacagggtgGTGTAAGGTTGAGGGGACTGGGTCCCAGCAGCAGTGTGGAGGGGTGAGGTCTAACCTCCCAGTCTCCCCTAAGCCCTCTGTCTTCTCCAGGACaggagtcaggacaccagggaaGAGGGCAGGGACAAAAACCACACCCTCCTGTCAGTCAAACTATGTCACTACTTCTTCCCATCTCTTTCCGGTGGGAAAGTCAGAACCCTCAGGTTGCCATGGCCATCCCGTGTTGCCAAGGGTGACAAGCGTCAGGCCGGCAGGGTTTGTGAGCAGTGAGCATCTGCAGGAGATCCTCCAGGAACTGAGTGTGGTCCCTGTCATGGAAACAGCCCTCCGCTCACCCAATCACAGCAGGGGGATCAGGAGACCCACTCTGCCCTCCTCGACCGACCCCTCagtccgctctcctctctccctccatgcccCTCGCACCCATcatccacctctcttcttccgcTACCCCAGTATCTCCCCCTACGTGATGAGGAAACGCAGACCTCCATTCCATCAACCCAGAGGGGGGCCTCCGCCCTGTTACTACCCAGGGTCAGAGACTCCTCgctggggaaggaggagggatgcTGGATCCTTACAACTAGATAAGCACCCCTCAAAAATACAACCCCAGCTCGAGCCTGTTGGCCCAGAGACCAGTCCCCTCCGCCCTGAAGACAGTGATTCAGAAGAATGGGAAGAGGCAGGGCATAGAGCAACAAATAGGTGTGGGAGGCATGGCTCGAGGTGGGAGCACCGGCTACCACCCCCTCGAAAATGCTCCATCACCCCCTTCTCAGGACACACCCACCCAGGCCCTTCAAACGGGGAGGGGAGCGGTGAGGGAGGGCTAGACCGAGACCGTGGCAGGGACTCTTATGGTTACTGGGACTCAGACTCCAGCAGCTCGGctgactactgctactaccaccgaCCCTACTGCGATGCCTGCCTGCCACACGGCTACCACCCCTCCAGCGACAGCTCCTCCTCATACTCCTCGGACAGTGAGTACGGCGGTGTTGCCGGCCTCTGCCGCTCCACACACCCTGTGGTCAACTTCAAGGAAGACCTCAATCCCACCTTCGTATGA